In Manis pentadactyla isolate mManPen7 chromosome 11, mManPen7.hap1, whole genome shotgun sequence, one DNA window encodes the following:
- the LOC118910803 gene encoding interferon alpha-inducible protein 27-like protein 2 isoform X3 — MELTKAGILISSLTSKILSAAKLANVSTVASNSVLAGLSSMGLTLSSNAALGQAASTLGSWLGALNGCSLLGAPAAALTSFPVGAKIATAVAGGAVAVGAVPTVLGAMGFTSAGIAASSIAAKMMSVAAISNGGGVAAGSLVATLQSVGAAGLSMSSKVLLGSAGSALVSRMMGL, encoded by the exons ATGGAATTAACAAAGGCAGGCATCTTAATCTCTTCCCTCACTTCCAAGATACTGAGTGCAGCCAAGCTGGCTAACGTGAGCACAGTGGCCTCTAACAGTGTCCTAGCTGGCCTTTCATCAATGG GGCTCACGCTGTCATCCAACGCTGCCCTGGGCCAGGCTGCGTCCACCCTGGGGTCCTGGCTGGGGGCACTTAATGGCTGCTCCCTGCTGGGAGCCCCTGCTGCAGCTCTGACCAGTTTCCCAGTTGGAG CCAAGATTGCTACAGCTGTGGCCGGAGGAG CCGTAGCTGTAGGGGCTGTGCCCACAGTGCTGGGCGCCATGGGCTTCACCAGTGCTGGAATTGCGGCCTCGTCCATCGCAGCCAAGATGATGTCCGTAGCTGCCATCTCCAATGGGGGCGGAGTGGCAGCCGGCAGCCTTGTGGCTACTCTGCAGTCTGTGG GAGCAGCCGGACTTTCCATGTCATCCAAGGTCCTTCTGGGCTCGGCTGGGTCTGCCCTTGTGTCCCGAATGATGGGCTTGTAA
- the LOC118910803 gene encoding interferon alpha-inducible protein 27-like protein 1 isoform X4: MELTKAGILISSLTSKILSAAKLANVSTVASNSVLAGLSSMGLTLSSNAALGQAASTLGSWLGALNGCSLLGAPAAALTSFPVGAVAVGAVPTVLGAMGFTSAGIAASSIAAKMMSVAAISNGGGVAAGSLVATLQSVGAAGLSMSSKVLLGSAGSALVSRMMGL; the protein is encoded by the exons ATGGAATTAACAAAGGCAGGCATCTTAATCTCTTCCCTCACTTCCAAGATACTGAGTGCAGCCAAGCTGGCTAACGTGAGCACAGTGGCCTCTAACAGTGTCCTAGCTGGCCTTTCATCAATGG GGCTCACGCTGTCATCCAACGCTGCCCTGGGCCAGGCTGCGTCCACCCTGGGGTCCTGGCTGGGGGCACTTAATGGCTGCTCCCTGCTGGGAGCCCCTGCTGCAGCTCTGACCAGTTTCCCAGTTGGAG CCGTAGCTGTAGGGGCTGTGCCCACAGTGCTGGGCGCCATGGGCTTCACCAGTGCTGGAATTGCGGCCTCGTCCATCGCAGCCAAGATGATGTCCGTAGCTGCCATCTCCAATGGGGGCGGAGTGGCAGCCGGCAGCCTTGTGGCTACTCTGCAGTCTGTGG GAGCAGCCGGACTTTCCATGTCATCCAAGGTCCTTCTGGGCTCGGCTGGGTCTGCCCTTGTGTCCCGAATGATGGGCTTGTAA
- the LOC118910803 gene encoding uncharacterized protein LOC118910803 isoform X1, with amino-acid sequence MELTKAGILISSLTSKILSAAKLANVSTVASNSVLAGLSSMGLTLSSNAALGQAASTLGSWLGALNGCSLLGAPAAALTSFPVGAKIATAVAGGGASLQERDLSPHLPPGSGTWGASTLAGAQGYPRPHADAVAVGAVPTVLGAMGFTSAGIAASSIAAKMMSVAAISNGGGVAAGSLVATLQSVGAAGLSMSSKVLLGSAGSALVSRMMGL; translated from the exons ATGGAATTAACAAAGGCAGGCATCTTAATCTCTTCCCTCACTTCCAAGATACTGAGTGCAGCCAAGCTGGCTAACGTGAGCACAGTGGCCTCTAACAGTGTCCTAGCTGGCCTTTCATCAATGG GGCTCACGCTGTCATCCAACGCTGCCCTGGGCCAGGCTGCGTCCACCCTGGGGTCCTGGCTGGGGGCACTTAATGGCTGCTCCCTGCTGGGAGCCCCTGCTGCAGCTCTGACCAGTTTCCCAGTTGGAG CCAAGATTGCTACAGCTGTGGCCGGAGGAGGTGCGTCTCTGCAAGAAAGGGACTTAAGTCCTCATCTGCCCCCAGGCTCTGGGACTTGGGGGGCATCCACCCTTGCCGGTGCCCAGGGTTACCCAAGGCCTCATGCAGATG CCGTAGCTGTAGGGGCTGTGCCCACAGTGCTGGGCGCCATGGGCTTCACCAGTGCTGGAATTGCGGCCTCGTCCATCGCAGCCAAGATGATGTCCGTAGCTGCCATCTCCAATGGGGGCGGAGTGGCAGCCGGCAGCCTTGTGGCTACTCTGCAGTCTGTGG GAGCAGCCGGACTTTCCATGTCATCCAAGGTCCTTCTGGGCTCGGCTGGGTCTGCCCTTGTGTCCCGAATGATGGGCTTGTAA